One Sphingomonas sp. SUN039 genomic window carries:
- a CDS encoding DUF4167 domain-containing protein gives MINNRQQSGRRRGRGGQNGQRQQNGRPELGNRIDNRARGNAPQLLEKYKTLARDAQQSGDRVLAEYYFQFADHYFRVLAESRARYEEANPNRPRQDYAEPEEQFDEDGNEIEREFDARPPQQARQDRPERQEQAPRQYRDNQNRDDRPREDRPRDDRPREDRPRQDRYQRDDRPREDRAQREDRPQRDVTARDDRPQREERPRLERTREDGESRRPRARSNGNGASHDDDDSVGVLPFDALPPAIGVAAMEPEMGVEGEEIAVPKKRGRPKKVVEATEGE, from the coding sequence TTGATCAACAATCGCCAGCAGTCCGGTCGCCGTCGCGGCCGGGGTGGCCAGAACGGCCAGCGTCAGCAGAACGGACGGCCCGAACTCGGCAACCGCATCGACAATCGCGCGCGTGGCAATGCCCCGCAGTTGCTCGAAAAATACAAGACGCTCGCGCGCGACGCGCAGCAATCGGGCGACCGGGTGCTGGCGGAATATTATTTCCAGTTCGCCGACCATTATTTCCGCGTGCTGGCCGAAAGCCGCGCACGCTACGAGGAAGCGAACCCCAACCGCCCGCGTCAGGACTATGCCGAGCCGGAAGAGCAGTTCGACGAAGACGGCAACGAGATCGAGCGCGAATTCGACGCGCGGCCCCCGCAGCAGGCGCGTCAGGATCGTCCGGAACGTCAGGAGCAGGCCCCGCGCCAGTACCGCGACAACCAGAATCGCGATGACCGGCCGCGCGAGGACCGTCCCCGTGATGACCGTCCCCGCGAAGATCGCCCGCGTCAGGATCGCTACCAGCGTGACGACCGGCCCCGCGAGGATCGCGCGCAACGCGAAGATCGTCCCCAGCGTGACGTGACGGCGCGCGACGACCGCCCGCAGCGCGAGGAGCGTCCCCGTCTCGAGCGCACCCGCGAAGACGGCGAAAGCCGCCGCCCGCGCGCGCGCAGCAACGGCAATGGCGCGTCGCATGACGATGACGACAGCGTCGGCGTGCTCCCCTTCGACGCGCTGCCGCCCGCTATCGGGGTTGCGGCAATGGAGCCGGAAATGGGCGTCGAGGGCGAAGAAATCGCCGTGCCCAAGAAGCGCGGTCGCCCGAAAAAGGTCGTCGAGGCAACCGAAGGGGAGTGA
- a CDS encoding M23 family metallopeptidase: MTLTLSLHSDVTGRSQIRRPGGLHSDAGGHGLFQASENGFGGGGTAMLSLDRALPDARIPFGRAGLAKPSANWFSIDVLPDLGIDIGSRHWWRGLAACIALCATTLAFAPGFEPLVVPAAPPLSPAAWEESRAQSISPLAWGGDTGRHMAATDAVQPLADTPERPQIDLTAMLGEGDSLRHALERAGVGGGEASRIAEMTSDIVDPDEIPAGTALAVTLGRRSSKNDARPLQSLAFRARFDMRVNFVRVGNALTMQRMPVAVDSSPLRVEGRVGDSLYASARAAGAPAGAIQTYIRALAPHVPMENIGADDRFDLIVEQDRAATGEVRYGKLLYVGLARGNRATRMIQWDVDGSGGDGQSQWYDAAGVGERRAGFVLPVANARKTSGFGWRLHPLLGYSRMHQGTDYGAAYGTPIRAVTDGIVSFAGWHGGHGNMVQLKHPSGLGTGYAHMSRIAVAPGSRVAQGQVIGYVGSTGLSTGPHLHFEVYRGGVAVNPSGVSFESRSILEGAQLAAFRAKLGSILAMQPQRMQVAAR, from the coding sequence TTGACTTTAACCCTGTCGCTCCACAGTGATGTCACCGGGCGGTCGCAGATCAGACGACCGGGCGGGTTGCACTCTGACGCGGGCGGGCACGGGTTGTTTCAGGCGAGCGAGAACGGTTTCGGCGGCGGGGGGACGGCCATGCTGTCGCTCGACCGCGCGCTGCCCGACGCGCGCATCCCCTTCGGCCGTGCGGGCCTCGCCAAACCGAGCGCCAACTGGTTCAGCATCGATGTGCTGCCCGATCTCGGGATCGATATCGGCAGTCGCCACTGGTGGCGCGGCCTTGCCGCCTGTATCGCGCTGTGCGCGACAACCTTGGCCTTCGCCCCCGGGTTCGAGCCGCTGGTCGTTCCTGCCGCCCCGCCGCTGTCCCCCGCCGCTTGGGAGGAAAGCCGCGCCCAAAGCATTTCGCCGCTCGCCTGGGGCGGCGACACCGGTCGCCATATGGCTGCGACCGATGCCGTCCAGCCGCTGGCCGATACACCCGAACGTCCGCAGATCGACCTGACCGCGATGCTCGGCGAGGGCGACAGCCTGCGCCACGCGCTCGAACGCGCCGGAGTCGGCGGCGGCGAAGCCAGCCGGATCGCCGAGATGACATCGGATATCGTCGATCCCGACGAGATCCCGGCGGGGACCGCGCTGGCGGTCACCCTCGGTCGCCGGTCGTCGAAAAACGACGCCCGCCCGTTGCAGTCGCTCGCCTTCCGCGCGCGGTTCGACATGCGGGTCAATTTCGTGCGCGTCGGCAATGCGCTGACGATGCAGCGGATGCCGGTTGCGGTCGACAGCAGCCCCTTGCGTGTCGAGGGCCGCGTCGGCGACAGCCTCTACGCCTCTGCTCGTGCGGCAGGCGCCCCGGCGGGCGCGATCCAGACCTATATCCGTGCGCTCGCGCCGCATGTCCCGATGGAAAATATCGGTGCTGACGACCGGTTCGACCTGATCGTCGAACAGGACCGCGCGGCGACCGGCGAAGTCCGCTATGGCAAATTGCTCTATGTCGGGCTTGCGCGCGGGAACCGGGCCACACGGATGATCCAGTGGGATGTCGACGGTTCCGGGGGGGATGGCCAGAGCCAGTGGTACGATGCCGCCGGGGTCGGCGAGCGCCGCGCCGGGTTCGTGCTGCCCGTCGCCAACGCGCGCAAGACCAGCGGCTTCGGCTGGCGGCTCCACCCGCTGCTCGGCTATTCGCGCATGCATCAGGGCACCGACTATGGAGCCGCCTATGGCACGCCGATCCGCGCGGTCACCGACGGCATCGTCAGCTTTGCCGGTTGGCACGGCGGGCATGGCAACATGGTTCAGCTGAAACACCCGAGCGGCCTCGGCACCGGCTATGCCCATATGAGCCGCATCGCCGTCGCGCCGGGATCGCGCGTCGCACAGGGGCAAGTGATCGGCTATGTCGGCTCGACGGGCCTGTCGACCGGCCCGCATCTGCATTTCGAGGTTTACCGGGGCGGCGTGGCGGTTAATCCGTCGGGCGTGAGTTTCGAGTCGCGCTCGATCCTCGAAGGCGCGCAACTCGCGGCGTTCCGGGCGAAACTGGGCAGCATATTGGCGATGCAACCGCAGCGGATGCAAGTCGCAGCGCGTTAG
- a CDS encoding helicase-related protein, giving the protein MPHPRANVTAVLGPTNTGKTHLAIERMCAHSSGMLGFPLRLLAREVYDRVVAIKGAKEVGLLTGEEKILPPGARWLLCTAESMPVDRDVAFAALDEAQLGADPERGHVFTDRLLRVRGREETMVLGSASISGLVRALVPEAEIVRRPRFSTLSYAGAKKLSRIPKRSAIVAFSAEEVYAVAEMLRRTRGGAAVVMGALSPRTRNAQVAMYQAGEVDYLVATDAIGMGLNMDIGHVAFASLTKFDGHRLRRLTVAEMAQIAGRAGRHQRDGTFGSLGSEVGPAAFRPEEIEAIEDHRFPRVDHLYWREGAPDTSSLDALIDSLETPPIHEKLRSAPQSVDLAVLKRLSEDPEIRSRARGQMVARLWAACGVPDFRKVGADHQARFVGRLFRHLSEGEGHVPVPWFADELQRLDRADGDVETLGGRIAGVRTWAYIAHRSDWLADPAHWAARTEAVEERLSDALHARLTERFVDRRTSVLMRQVGGDAGLLAVAVDEDGAVTVENESIGRLDGFAFSVDPAARGLDRKRLIAAAERHLVAERALRAAALVGAPDSEFRVEGMASPLVLLWAGHPVATLAQGRALVPDIRLDRTLDALDRTKVAARLAAWLDGQLARYLGPLRDMEAARASPKTPAPTRAILAPLIAGGGIVPRAAVDSALGGLGSELRRALTRSGLTIGSLDVYDARLLKPGALFWANALDAVRAGTPVADTLKPGATTSKGIAARGYRAFGGTLVRVDLVERIARATHDLRTARVPFLPDTALATSFGIDAATFAAILGALGFRAGGDGQWTWGSRPKPVRPVKPVKPNAFSALGDMRLG; this is encoded by the coding sequence ATGCCGCATCCCCGCGCCAATGTGACGGCCGTCCTCGGCCCCACCAACACCGGCAAGACGCATCTCGCCATCGAGCGGATGTGTGCGCATTCGAGCGGGATGCTGGGCTTTCCGCTGCGCCTGCTGGCGCGCGAGGTTTACGACCGCGTCGTTGCGATCAAGGGCGCGAAAGAGGTCGGGCTGCTCACCGGCGAGGAGAAAATCTTGCCCCCCGGTGCGCGCTGGCTGCTGTGCACGGCCGAATCGATGCCGGTGGACAGGGATGTTGCCTTTGCCGCGCTCGACGAAGCGCAATTGGGGGCCGATCCCGAGCGCGGGCATGTCTTCACCGACCGGCTACTGCGCGTGCGGGGGCGCGAGGAGACGATGGTGCTCGGCTCGGCGAGCATCAGCGGCCTCGTTCGCGCGCTGGTGCCCGAAGCCGAAATCGTCCGCCGCCCGCGCTTTTCGACACTGAGCTATGCCGGTGCGAAGAAGCTGTCGCGTATCCCGAAACGCAGCGCCATCGTCGCGTTCAGCGCCGAGGAGGTCTATGCGGTCGCCGAGATGCTCCGCCGGACGCGCGGCGGCGCGGCGGTCGTCATGGGCGCGCTCAGCCCCCGAACCCGCAACGCGCAGGTCGCGATGTATCAGGCGGGCGAGGTCGATTATCTGGTCGCGACCGATGCCATCGGCATGGGCCTGAACATGGACATCGGCCATGTCGCCTTTGCTTCATTGACCAAATTCGACGGCCACCGGCTGCGGCGGCTGACGGTCGCCGAAATGGCGCAGATCGCGGGCCGCGCCGGGCGGCACCAGCGCGACGGGACGTTCGGGTCGCTGGGGTCGGAGGTCGGCCCCGCTGCCTTCCGCCCCGAAGAAATCGAGGCCATTGAGGACCACCGTTTCCCCCGCGTCGATCATCTTTACTGGCGAGAGGGCGCGCCCGACACCTCGTCGCTCGATGCGCTGATCGACAGTCTGGAGACGCCGCCGATCCACGAAAAACTCCGCAGCGCGCCGCAATCGGTCGATCTGGCCGTGCTCAAGCGTCTGTCGGAAGACCCCGAAATCCGCAGTCGTGCGCGCGGCCAGATGGTCGCGCGGTTATGGGCGGCATGCGGTGTCCCCGACTTTCGCAAGGTCGGCGCGGACCATCAAGCCCGCTTTGTCGGACGGCTGTTCCGGCATTTGTCGGAAGGCGAGGGCCATGTCCCGGTGCCATGGTTCGCCGACGAGCTTCAACGTCTCGACCGCGCCGATGGCGATGTCGAGACCTTGGGTGGACGCATCGCAGGCGTGCGGACCTGGGCCTATATCGCGCACCGTTCGGACTGGCTCGCCGACCCCGCGCATTGGGCGGCGCGGACAGAGGCCGTCGAGGAACGGCTGTCCGATGCGCTCCACGCGCGGCTCACCGAACGCTTCGTCGACCGGCGGACATCGGTGCTGATGCGGCAGGTCGGCGGCGATGCCGGATTGCTCGCCGTCGCGGTGGATGAGGACGGCGCGGTCACGGTCGAAAACGAAAGCATCGGACGGCTCGACGGATTTGCGTTCAGCGTCGATCCGGCAGCGCGCGGCCTCGACCGCAAGCGCTTGATTGCGGCGGCCGAACGCCATCTCGTTGCCGAACGCGCGCTGCGGGCGGCGGCGCTGGTCGGCGCACCCGACAGCGAATTCCGGGTCGAGGGGATGGCCAGCCCGCTGGTCCTCCTCTGGGCGGGGCATCCGGTCGCGACTCTGGCTCAGGGCCGCGCGCTCGTGCCCGACATCCGTCTCGACCGCACCCTTGATGCGCTCGACCGCACGAAGGTTGCGGCGCGGCTCGCAGCATGGCTCGACGGACAGCTCGCCCGCTATCTCGGGCCGTTGCGCGATATGGAGGCGGCGCGCGCCTCGCCGAAGACACCCGCGCCGACCCGCGCCATCCTCGCACCGCTGATCGCGGGCGGCGGCATTGTGCCGCGCGCCGCTGTCGACAGCGCGCTTGGCGGCCTTGGCAGCGAATTGCGCCGTGCGCTGACCCGTTCGGGGCTAACCATCGGTAGCCTCGACGTCTATGACGCCCGGCTGCTCAAGCCCGGCGCGCTGTTCTGGGCGAACGCGCTCGATGCGGTGCGTGCCGGAACGCCGGTCGCCGATACGCTCAAACCCGGCGCGACGACCAGCAAGGGGATCGCGGCGCGCGGGTATCGCGCATTCGGCGGCACGCTGGTCCGCGTCGATCTGGTCGAACGGATCGCGCGCGCGACGCACGATCTACGGACCGCGCGGGTGCCGTTCCTGCCCGATACCGCGCTGGCGACCTCGTTCGGCATCGACGCCGCAACCTTTGCCGCCATCCTCGGCGCCCTCGGCTTTCGTGCCGGCGGGGACGGGCAGTGGACATGGGGCAGCCGCCCGAAACCGGTACGACCGGTGAAGCCGGTCAAACCCAATGCGTTTTCGGCGCTGGGCGATATGCGGCTTGGCTGA
- a CDS encoding DUF4139 domain-containing protein: MRYAALLVLVSAPALAQTTTTSPAPETVSVSIYRAPDRSADEAMNLRYLRGFALVTETRRVTIPAGDGVIRFEGVAGGILPESAIVTGLPDGVVEKNQDANLLSPASLLGASVGRRVSIRRTVRATGKTSEEEAVIRSGPGGQVVLQTAAGIEALRCTGIPETIVYDALPEGLSAKPTLSVRTRSARAATATVTLSYLADNFDWQANYVATLGSDGKSLDLFGWVTLASADETSFPKAQAMVIAGRLNRSNERRERPYQNPAVNLTCWPQGTTNDISMERLERYAEERGDMLMPAPVAMSALAQDVVVTGRRAKSAMTVQQEELGDLKLYRVPEPVTVAANAQKQVALLDKERVPVALVYRADIWGDGDAQVRLTLRAKNRIADGLGLPLPAGKLALYQRGTTRELLLGEGSVGDKAVGEEVEIDVATATGVIARQTDGKLTVTNDNPYPVAFEGKLGDRNLSGFSARVRKKDGAWLWAATVPANGSVSLGYREKD; encoded by the coding sequence GTGCGCTACGCCGCGTTGCTGGTGCTTGTCTCGGCACCGGCGCTTGCCCAAACTACGACGACCTCACCCGCCCCCGAGACCGTCTCGGTCAGCATCTACCGCGCGCCAGACCGTTCCGCCGACGAGGCAATGAACCTGCGGTATCTGCGCGGCTTCGCGCTCGTCACTGAAACCCGTCGCGTCACCATCCCGGCGGGCGACGGGGTGATCCGCTTCGAAGGGGTCGCGGGCGGCATCCTGCCCGAAAGCGCGATCGTCACCGGCCTGCCCGACGGGGTGGTCGAAAAGAATCAGGACGCCAATCTCCTGTCCCCCGCCAGCCTGCTCGGCGCATCGGTGGGGCGGCGCGTCTCGATCCGTCGCACGGTGCGCGCGACCGGCAAGACCAGCGAAGAGGAAGCCGTGATCCGCTCCGGCCCCGGCGGACAAGTGGTGCTGCAAACGGCGGCGGGGATCGAGGCGCTGCGCTGCACCGGCATCCCCGAAACCATCGTCTATGACGCGTTGCCCGAGGGACTGTCGGCCAAGCCGACGCTGTCGGTCCGCACACGCAGCGCGCGCGCCGCGACCGCGACGGTGACGCTCAGCTACCTCGCCGATAATTTCGACTGGCAGGCGAACTATGTCGCGACCTTGGGCAGCGACGGCAAAAGCCTCGACCTGTTCGGCTGGGTCACGCTGGCCAGCGCCGACGAGACCAGTTTCCCAAAGGCGCAGGCGATGGTGATCGCAGGGCGGCTGAACCGCAGTAATGAGCGGCGCGAGCGGCCTTATCAAAACCCTGCCGTCAATCTTACCTGCTGGCCGCAGGGGACGACGAACGACATTTCGATGGAGCGGCTCGAACGCTACGCCGAAGAACGCGGCGACATGCTGATGCCCGCGCCGGTCGCGATGTCGGCGCTGGCGCAGGATGTCGTCGTAACGGGACGCCGGGCCAAATCGGCAATGACCGTACAGCAGGAAGAACTGGGCGACCTCAAACTTTACCGCGTCCCCGAACCCGTCACCGTTGCCGCCAACGCCCAGAAGCAGGTGGCCTTGCTCGACAAGGAGCGCGTGCCCGTCGCGCTCGTCTATCGTGCCGATATCTGGGGCGATGGCGACGCGCAGGTTCGCCTGACCTTGCGGGCGAAGAACCGCATTGCCGACGGCCTCGGCTTGCCGCTCCCGGCGGGCAAGCTCGCGCTCTACCAGCGGGGGACGACACGCGAGCTGCTCCTCGGCGAGGGATCGGTCGGCGACAAGGCGGTGGGCGAGGAAGTCGAAATCGATGTCGCGACCGCGACCGGCGTCATTGCGCGCCAGACCGACGGGAAGCTGACCGTCACCAACGACAATCCTTATCCGGTCGCCTTCGAGGGCAAGCTCGGCGACCGCAATCTGTCGGGCTTCTCGGCCAGGGTCCGCAAAAAGGACGGCGCCTGGCTCTGGGCGGCGACCGTCCCCGCCAATGGCAGTGTCTCGCTCGGCTATCGCGAAAAGGACTGA
- a CDS encoding Ppx/GppA phosphatase family protein translates to MMADAGSAAPAASGAGHRNSQGAWHPRRTYAALDLGTNNCRLLIARPSGEDGFVIVDAFSRIVRLGEGLAASGRLSDAAIERAVAALSICADKLVRRGVHLSRAVATEACRRAENGREFVDRVYRETGIALDIIDPGEEARLAVQGCHALLEPGDGPALIFDIGGGSTELVELLPGAGPPQIADWISVPWGVVSLAESEPQGVGDRDARIATYERMKGRVAEALGALDLPEGELRLLGTSGTVTTLASVFLELPSYDRRAVDGLHVPVGDMRRIGRDLAAMSIAERAQVACIGTERADLVVAGCAILEAILDLWPAPRVGVADRGIREGILRALMAGAVR, encoded by the coding sequence ATGATGGCCGACGCCGGTTCAGCCGCCCCTGCCGCAAGTGGCGCGGGGCACCGCAACAGCCAGGGGGCGTGGCACCCGCGCCGGACCTATGCCGCGCTCGATCTGGGCACCAATAACTGCCGCTTGCTGATCGCGCGGCCCTCGGGCGAAGACGGTTTCGTCATTGTCGATGCCTTTTCGCGCATCGTGCGGCTCGGCGAGGGACTGGCGGCGTCGGGGCGGCTAAGCGATGCGGCGATCGAACGCGCGGTCGCGGCGCTGTCGATCTGCGCCGACAAGCTGGTCAGGCGCGGCGTCCATCTGTCGCGCGCGGTCGCGACCGAGGCCTGCCGCCGTGCGGAAAACGGGCGCGAATTCGTCGACCGGGTCTATCGCGAAACCGGCATTGCACTCGACATTATCGACCCCGGCGAGGAGGCGCGGCTGGCGGTGCAGGGCTGCCACGCGCTGCTCGAGCCGGGCGACGGGCCGGCGCTGATCTTCGACATCGGCGGCGGTTCGACCGAGTTGGTCGAACTCCTGCCGGGCGCGGGGCCGCCGCAGATCGCCGACTGGATCAGCGTCCCCTGGGGCGTGGTCTCGCTGGCCGAAAGCGAACCGCAAGGCGTCGGCGACCGCGACGCGCGGATCGCGACCTATGAACGCATGAAGGGTCGCGTCGCCGAGGCACTCGGCGCGCTCGACCTGCCCGAAGGCGAGCTGCGGCTGCTCGGCACCAGCGGCACGGTGACGACACTCGCCAGCGTGTTCCTCGAACTGCCAAGCTACGACCGTCGCGCCGTCGACGGGCTGCATGTCCCGGTCGGCGATATGCGCCGCATCGGCCGCGACCTGGCCGCCATGTCGATTGCCGAGCGCGCGCAGGTTGCCTGCATCGGCACCGAGCGCGCCGACCTGGTCGTGGCGGGGTGCGCGATTCTCGAAGCGATCCTCGACCTGTGGCCCGCGCCGCGCGTCGGGGTGGCGGATCGCGGCATCCGCGAGGGGATTTTGCGCGCCTTGATGGCGGGAGCCGTCCGGTGA
- a CDS encoding RNA-binding S4 domain-containing protein, which translates to MRLDRFLWFARISASRSFAQALAASGHLRIDGRPVAKAAAPVHIGNVLSFATHRGDIRVLRIESLPTRRGPPAEARACYTDMIDGADAQN; encoded by the coding sequence ATGCGGCTCGACCGTTTCCTGTGGTTTGCGCGGATTTCGGCCTCGCGCAGCTTCGCACAGGCGCTGGCCGCCAGCGGGCATCTGCGCATCGACGGACGCCCGGTGGCCAAGGCTGCCGCACCCGTCCACATCGGCAACGTGCTGAGCTTTGCCACGCATCGCGGCGACATCCGGGTGTTGCGGATCGAAAGCCTCCCGACGCGGCGCGGCCCGCCAGCAGAAGCGCGCGCCTGTTACACCGACATGATTGACGGCGCGGACGCGCAAAACTAA
- a CDS encoding RlmE family RNA methyltransferase has product MSRGGGASRTRVKTARGRTAQSNRWLARQLNDPYVKRAHAEGYRSRAAYKLIELDERFAILKGARHVIDLGIAPGGWAQVVRKQAPKARIIGIDLLPVDPIDGVHIVQMDFMDDAAPDYLIDALGGPPDLVLSDMAANTTGHPPTDALRTMGLVEAATEFAVQVLRPGGAFVAKVFAGGADSALVAELKRNFAHVKHAKPPASRKGSTEWYVVAQGFKGRAEVPPTEA; this is encoded by the coding sequence GTGAGCCGGGGCGGCGGTGCCTCGCGAACCCGCGTCAAGACTGCGCGCGGGCGCACGGCCCAGTCGAACCGCTGGCTCGCCCGCCAGCTCAACGACCCTTATGTCAAACGCGCGCACGCCGAGGGTTATCGCAGCCGCGCGGCATACAAGCTGATCGAACTCGACGAGCGGTTCGCCATATTGAAGGGTGCGCGCCACGTCATCGATCTCGGCATCGCGCCGGGCGGCTGGGCACAAGTCGTCCGCAAGCAAGCCCCCAAGGCCCGGATCATCGGAATCGACCTGTTGCCGGTCGACCCCATCGACGGCGTGCACATCGTCCAGATGGATTTCATGGACGACGCCGCGCCCGACTATCTCATCGACGCGCTCGGCGGTCCCCCCGACCTCGTGCTGTCGGACATGGCAGCGAACACCACCGGCCACCCGCCGACCGACGCGCTCAGGACGATGGGGCTGGTCGAGGCCGCGACCGAATTCGCGGTCCAGGTGCTGCGCCCCGGCGGCGCGTTCGTCGCGAAAGTATTTGCGGGCGGGGCCGACAGCGCGCTGGTCGCCGAACTCAAACGCAACTTCGCCCATGTGAAGCACGCGAAACCGCCCGCGAGCCGCAAAGGCTCGACCGAATGGTATGTGGTGGCGCAGGGATTCAAGGGGCGGGCGGAAGTGCCGCCGACCGAAGCCTAA
- a CDS encoding DUF4139 domain-containing protein — MRRFALLPLLALSAPLAAQSAQGTVAVTIYNNNLALVQDIRATALPQGRTTVEFPDVSAQIRAETVTIGGADFGIVEQNFDYDLLSPSALMQKAVGQVVTIVRINPATGAETREQAKVLAANGGVVLQIGQRIEVLRDDGLPVRVIFDRVPPNLRARPTLSVTLDSTRAGTRPVSLSYLTPGLGWKADYVALFDEGLGKIDVQGWVTLTNNSGTTYTNAETLLVAGQVGDSQPQYGRSYNPQPQRGGMIKPGTETANRAQLGDFYLYPIKERTTIAQAQQKQVSFLDVGGAAAAKGYEYRNGWLGTQTEAQSADTVLRFSTSRDGGLGDALPAGTVRVYMKDAKGQPQFIGENTIGHTPMGSALGLKTGEAFDVKVKPVVEKRERLSDIRWRTSMRYTLTNARNAPVVVDLTQAGLDNYWDDTRILSESQKSERRSSDEAVWKVTVPANGEATVTAVFDTRY, encoded by the coding sequence ATGCGCCGTTTCGCCCTGTTGCCGTTGCTCGCCCTGAGCGCCCCCCTTGCGGCGCAATCCGCGCAAGGGACTGTCGCGGTTACGATCTACAACAACAATCTCGCGCTGGTGCAGGACATACGCGCGACCGCGCTGCCGCAGGGCCGGACGACGGTCGAATTTCCGGACGTTTCGGCCCAGATCAGGGCGGAGACCGTCACTATCGGCGGCGCGGATTTCGGTATCGTCGAACAGAATTTCGATTACGACCTGCTCAGCCCTTCCGCACTGATGCAGAAAGCGGTCGGGCAGGTCGTGACCATCGTCCGCATCAACCCCGCAACCGGCGCGGAAACCCGCGAACAGGCCAAGGTGCTGGCCGCGAACGGCGGTGTCGTGCTCCAGATCGGCCAGCGGATCGAAGTGCTGCGTGATGACGGCCTGCCGGTTCGCGTGATCTTCGACCGCGTACCGCCGAATCTGCGCGCGCGGCCCACGCTGTCGGTCACGCTCGATTCGACCCGCGCGGGCACGCGCCCTGTGTCGCTCAGCTATCTGACCCCCGGCCTCGGCTGGAAGGCGGACTATGTCGCCTTGTTCGATGAGGGTCTCGGCAAGATCGACGTGCAGGGCTGGGTCACGCTGACCAATAATTCGGGCACGACCTACACCAACGCGGAAACGCTGCTGGTCGCGGGCCAGGTCGGCGACAGCCAGCCGCAATACGGCCGCTCGTACAATCCGCAGCCGCAGCGCGGCGGGATGATCAAGCCCGGCACGGAGACCGCAAACCGCGCGCAACTCGGCGATTTCTATCTCTACCCGATCAAGGAACGCACCACGATTGCGCAGGCGCAGCAGAAGCAGGTGAGCTTCCTCGACGTCGGCGGTGCGGCGGCGGCCAAGGGCTATGAATACCGCAATGGCTGGCTAGGCACGCAGACCGAGGCGCAATCCGCGGACACGGTGCTGCGCTTTTCGACCTCGCGCGACGGCGGCCTCGGCGACGCCCTCCCGGCGGGGACGGTGCGCGTCTATATGAAGGACGCCAAGGGCCAGCCGCAGTTCATCGGTGAGAACACCATCGGCCACACCCCGATGGGGTCGGCGCTGGGCCTCAAGACCGGCGAGGCGTTCGATGTGAAAGTGAAGCCCGTCGTCGAGAAGCGCGAACGGCTGAGCGACATCCGCTGGCGTACGTCGATGCGCTACACGCTGACCAACGCCCGCAACGCACCAGTGGTCGTCGACCTGACCCAGGCAGGTCTCGACAATTACTGGGACGACACGCGCATCCTGTCCGAAAGCCAGAAGAGCGAGCGCCGCTCGTCGGACGAGGCGGTGTGGAAAGTGACCGTGCCCGCCAACGGCGAAGCGACGGTCACAGCCGTGTTCGACACGCGGTATTGA
- the prmC gene encoding peptide chain release factor N(5)-glutamine methyltransferase encodes MTVRQTLATATTALARVGPTPRLDAELLMAHALGIPRNAMIMAHLDDAVPDTFAPLLARRLAHEPVAHLTGLRGFWTIDLEVGPGAFIPRPDTETLIEAAVAHFGDRSPATILDLGTGPGTLLLAALDQWPDATGLGVERSDAARAYALRNTARLGFGDRAEITGGNWADGIDRQFDLVLSNPPYVAEDEGLPREVLDYEPAEALFGGPDGLDPYRVLAGELPRLIAPGGVACVEIGWTQAATVAALFTAHGLNVACRSDLGGRDRCIVATLR; translated from the coding sequence ATGACTGTCCGCCAGACCCTCGCCACCGCCACCACCGCCCTCGCCCGCGTCGGCCCCACGCCGCGTCTCGATGCCGAGCTGCTCATGGCCCACGCGCTCGGTATCCCGCGCAACGCGATGATCATGGCGCATCTCGACGACGCGGTCCCCGACACCTTCGCCCCGCTCCTTGCCCGTCGCCTCGCGCACGAACCCGTCGCGCACCTGACCGGCCTGCGCGGGTTCTGGACGATCGATCTGGAGGTCGGCCCCGGCGCGTTCATCCCGCGCCCCGATACCGAGACCTTGATCGAGGCTGCCGTCGCGCATTTCGGGGACCGCAGCCCCGCAACGATCCTCGACCTCGGCACCGGCCCCGGCACACTGCTGCTCGCTGCGCTCGACCAATGGCCGGACGCGACCGGTTTGGGCGTGGAACGCTCCGATGCCGCCCGCGCCTATGCGCTACGCAACACCGCGCGGCTCGGCTTCGGCGACCGTGCCGAAATCACCGGGGGCAACTGGGCCGATGGCATCGACCGGCAGTTCGATCTGGTGCTGAGCAACCCGCCCTATGTCGCCGAGGATGAGGGGCTGCCCCGCGAAGTGCTCGATTACGAGCCCGCCGAGGCGTTGTTCGGCGGGCCTGACGGGCTCGACCCCTATCGGGTGCTCGCGGGCGAGCTCCCGCGCCTCATCGCGCCGGGCGGCGTTGCCTGTGTCGAGATCGGCTGGACGCAGGCTGCAACCGTCGCCGCGCTGTTCACCGCCCATGGCTTGAATGTCGCATGCCGCAGCGATCTGGGCGGTCGCGACCGCTGCATCGTGGCGACGCTGCGATAG